In one window of Miscanthus floridulus cultivar M001 chromosome 12, ASM1932011v1, whole genome shotgun sequence DNA:
- the LOC136495579 gene encoding uncharacterized mitochondrial protein AtMg00810-like: MADCKPCTTPVDINPKLSTDGDPISDATDYHSLVGALQLVTFTWPDIDYVVQQVCLHMHDLREPHLAALKWILRYVHGTLDLGLHICASSQSDLVVYSDADWAGCPNSRKSTLGYAVFLGDSLVFWSSKC; this comes from the coding sequence ATGGCTGATTGCAAGCCATGTACCACTCCAGTTGATATCAACCCGAAGCTCTCTACCGATGGTGATCCTATTTCTGATGCTACAGATTACCACAGTCTTGTCGGCGCATTGCAGTTAGTCACCTTCACATGGCCTGATATTGATTATGTAGTACAGCAGGTGTGTCTACACATGCACGACCTGCGGGAACCTCATCTTGCAGCTCTGAAGTGGATTCTTCGCTATGTTCATGGTACTTTGGACTTGGGCCTTCATATCTGTGCCTCCAGTCAGTCTGATCTTGTGGTCTACTCAGATGCAGATTGGGCTGGTTGTCCTAATAGTCGTAAGTCCACATTAGGCTACGCTGTGTTCCTTGGTGACAGCTTGGTCTTCTGGTCCTCCAAGTGCTAG